Proteins co-encoded in one Pocillopora verrucosa isolate sample1 chromosome 1, ASM3666991v2, whole genome shotgun sequence genomic window:
- the LOC131787164 gene encoding DELTA-alicitoxin-Pse2b-like, giving the protein MFASLVLSLCVTLAFSEAKIASKGESNGLKEAKSEGLGKIVFPPNINLLDDFQQKENTIFDPLPSECLKKISTTKSSCNFDYYKNTEAFYKSLAIESSLSASLISIFTLGATVSVATKGKSSEKRQVSGISLIKQALAEKMYVDKNCLTNAKKSTLNKEFMEFFSTLPLKIKEPWLHNSWEAYSTFLETYGSHVIMSVETGSKFQQMVLAESSESYSKRDFQVRACISAAGPTDVGELGLSACSNVTNSEISNARKMTVSETRFVRGGLRDTNSALTNGKKSAELINKLMNEADEAPKPVQHTFMTIWSILKGRFKSGSKNYHRATNLQYYYSGFLDFGCPYSTSGNVEIQKFDYKQPMKENPEFVCTLAHDGCHNDDDCHYVIGVKCACKGKTCVRYHSEKQITGQIKQMAYINNHNWMWEGCGWKKLWIKCGCYNKDRNERKVVWSLPITSKDAGKHKVPSNATYDEAKDPVTGQARGMPTPYTAEDAAKHSTPGKTKHHAAKHPIPIQREEEEEEM; this is encoded by the coding sequence ATGTTTGCCTCCCTGGTTCTGTCGCTTTGCGTGACACTCGCATTTTCTGAAGCAAAAATAGCTTCCAAAGGTGAATCAAACGGGCTCAAAGAAGCGAAATCCGAGGGGCTTGGAAAAATAGTTTTCCCACCGAACATAAACTTGCTGGACGACTTTCAACAAAAGGAGAACACCATCTTTGATCCACTTCCATCAGAATGCTTAAAAAAGATTAGTACAACAAAGTCAAGCTGCAATTTCGATTACTATAAAAATACCGAGGCATTTTATAAGTCACTTGCCATCGAGTCAAGCCTCAGCGCATCGTTAATCTCTATCTTTACATTGGGCGCTACTGTATCAGTGGCAACAAAGGGAAAAAGCTCAGAGAAAAGACAAGTGAGTGGCATATCTTTGATCAAGCAGGCGTTGGCAGAAAAGATGTACGTCGATAAAAATTGCCTCACAAATGCCAAAAAGTCCACCCTGAATAAAGAATTCATGGAATTCTTTAGTACATTGCCATTGAAAATTAAGGAACCCTGGCTCCACAATTCTTGGGAAGCATACAGCACTTTCCTGGAGACATATGGCTCTCATGTCATAATGTCTGTGGAGACCGGATCGAAGTTCCAGCAAATGGTGCTCGCAGAGAGTTCTGAATCGTATAGCAAGAGAGATTTCCAGGTAAGAGCCTGTATCTCGGCTGCAGGTCCCACAGATGTTGGAGAACTTGGTCTTTCGGCTTGTTCTAATGTGACAAACAGTGAAATATCCAACGCAAGAAAGATGACTGTTAGCGAGACAAGGTTTGTCAGGGGAGGACTGAGGGATACAAATAGCGCTTTGACGAATGGAAAGAAGTCGGCTGAACTGATAAATAAACTCATGAATGAAGCTGATGAGGCACCTAAGCCTGTCCAGCATACTTTCATGACGATCTGGAGCATATTAAAAGGCCGCTTTAAATCAGGATCTAAGAATTATCACCGAGCAACAAACCTCCAGTACTACTACAGTGGATTCTTGGATTTTGGTTGTCCTTACAGTACAAGTGGTAATGTTGAAATTCAAAAGTTCGACTACAAACAgccaatgaaagaaaatccagAATTCGTATGTACTCTCGCTCACGATGGTTGCCACAATGATGACGATTGTCATTACGTAATTGGCGTCAAATGTGCTTGCAAAGGAAAAACGTGCGTTCGCTACCATTcggaaaaacaaataacaggtcaaatcaaacaaatggcATACATCAACAACCACAACTGGATGTGGGAAGGATGCGGTTGGAAAAAGTTGTGGATTAAGTGTGGTTGCTACAATAAAGATCGCAATGAACGGAAGGTTGTGTGGTCCTTACCAATTACGTCCAAAGATGCTGGTAAACATAAAGTACCTAGCAACGCAACCTACGACGAGGCAAAGGATCCTGTTACAGGTCAAGCGAGAGGGATGCCAACACCTTACACAGCTGAAGATGCCGCTAAGCACTCTACACCCGGCAAAACCAAGCACCACGCAGCAAAACATCCAATTCCAATTCAAcgggaggaagaagaagaggaaatgtGA
- the LOC131791861 gene encoding LOW QUALITY PROTEIN: DELTA-alicitoxin-Pse2b-like (The sequence of the model RefSeq protein was modified relative to this genomic sequence to represent the inferred CDS: inserted 1 base in 1 codon): MAGRIDDRELITLLLHLGLSLSEAKKATKGESEGLGKILFPPNINLLDDFQEKENSIFDPLPSECFKKIINTTKSSCNFDYYKNTKAFYKSLATESSLSASLTSTFTLGATVSVATKGKSSEKSEVSGISLIKQALAEKIYVDKKCLTSAKTSTLNEEFMEYLEELPLKIDHPWFPNXWEEYKTFLDKYGSHVITSVETGSRFQQMVFAESSESYSQRDFQLKACILAAGPTNVGKLNVSACSSVNSSEVLKAKNMSTSETRFVRGGLRDTNSALTKGTSAELIEKLMNEADEAPSPVQHTFKPVWEILKDRFKTGSKNYIRATILQYYYSGYLGYGCLYSKSGDVEVQKFDYTKQSESKKPEFECSLAKEGCHNDDDCHYVIGPWCTCKGKTCVRYKSVKQITGQTKHTAYINKRKWDWKGCGWKVAGSWCTCKNK, encoded by the exons ATGGCTGGTCGTATAgacgatcgcgagcttataac ATTATTATTGCATTTAGGTCTGTCTCTGAGCG AAGCGAAAAAAGCTACCAAAGGTGAATCCGAggggcttggaaaaatactttTCCCACCGAACATAAACTTGCTGGACGACTTTCAAGAAAAGGAGAATAGCATCTTTGATCCACTTCCATCAGAATGCTTTAAAAAGATCATTAATACAACAAAGTCAAGCTGCAATTTCGATTACTATAAAAATACCAAGGCATTTTATAAGTCACTTGCCACCGAGTCAAGCCTGAGCGCATCTTTAACCTCTACGTTTACTTTGGGTGCTACTGTATCAGTGGCAACAAAGGGCAAAAGTTCAGAGAAAAGCGAAGTGAGTGGCATATCTCTGATCAAGCAGGCGTTGGCAGAAAAGATATACGTCGATAAAAAATGCCTCACAAGTGCCAAAACCTCCACCCTAAATGAAGAATTTATGGAATACTTAGAGGAGTTGCCATTAAAAATTGATCATCCTTGGTTTCCCA TTTGGGAAGAATATAAAACTTTCTTGGATAAATACGGCTCTCATGTCATAACGTCTGTGGAGACCGGATCAAGGTTCCAGCAAATGGTGTTCGCAGAGAGCTCTGAATCGTATAGCCAGAGAGATTTTCAGCTGAAAGCCTGTATCTTGGCTGCAGGCCCCACGAATGTTGGAAAGCTTAATGTTTCTGCTTGTTCTAGTGTGAATAGCAGTGAAGTATTAAAGGCAAAAAACATGAGCACTAGCGAGACACGGTTCGTCAGGGGAGGACTAAGGGATACAAATAGCGCGTTGACAAAGGGAACGTCGGCTGAACTGATTGAGAAACTCATGAATGAAGCTGACGAGGCACCTTCGCCTGTCCAGCATACTTTCAAACCGGTCTGGGAAATATTAAAAGATCGCTTCAAAACAGGATCTAAGAATTACATCCGAGCAACAATCCTCCAGTACTACTACAGTGGATACTTGGGTTATGGTTGTCTCTACAGTAAAAGCGGAGATGTTGAAGTTCAAAAGTTCGACTACACCAAACAATCAGAGAGTAAAAAACCAGAATTCGAATGTTCTCTCGCTAAGGAAGGTTGCCATAACGATGACGATTGTCATTATGTAATTGGACCCTGGTGTACTTGCAAAGGAAAAACGTGCGTTCGCTACAAGTCGGTGAAACAAATTACAGGTCAAACCAAACATACTGCATACATCAACAAACGAAAGTGGGACTGGAAAGGATGCGGTTGGAAAGTCGCGGGGTCATGGTGTACTTGCAAGAACAAATAA